In Flavobacteriaceae bacterium, the following proteins share a genomic window:
- a CDS encoding heme-binding protein, whose amino-acid sequence MKDNSLHNISLAQAEKIIAAAKAKAKEIDTKMNIAIVDAGANLLAFVRMDDAWLGSLDIAIKKAKTARYFDMETGVIGQLSQPGGSLFNIEHSNGGLITFPGGVPIKNFKGEVIGGIGVSGSSIENDHVVAAAGADAI is encoded by the coding sequence ATGAAAGACAACTCATTACATAATATCTCATTAGCACAAGCTGAAAAAATTATAGCTGCGGCTAAAGCAAAAGCAAAAGAAATAGATACAAAAATGAATATTGCAATTGTTGATGCTGGCGCAAATTTACTTGCATTTGTTCGTATGGATGATGCGTGGTTAGGTTCATTAGATATTGCTATAAAAAAGGCTAAAACTGCTCGCTATTTCGATATGGAAACTGGTGTTATAGGTCAATTATCACAACCAGGAGGTTCTCTATTTAATATAGAGCATTCTAATGGAGGTTTAATTACGTTCCCGGGAGGAGTTCCTATTAAAAACTTTAAAGGAGAAGTTATCGGTGGTATAGGTGTTAGTGGTAGTAGTATAGAAAACGACCATGTTGTTGCTGCCGCAGGTGCAGATGCAATATAA
- a CDS encoding dicarboxylate/amino acid:cation symporter has protein sequence MRKLALHWKILLGMLLGVIIGILSIQFSWGAEFVKDWIKPLGQIFISLLKLIAVPLVIVSLAKGITDFKDLTALSKIGGRTIGFYMFTTVLAVILGLFLVNTFSPGSSINPDTIANLSQDFTAMMGDKIAMADMADKGPLSFFVDLVPQNMFNAFTDNGRMLQVIFVTIFFSISMLFLPATQNEPVKKFIDSVNGIMLKMVDIIMLSAPYAVAALIATLIAETTNAELFIALLKYAGLLLFGMLTLLGVYVLLVALYAKKPPKYFLKGILPAQLTALTTSSSMATLPVTMKCVEENLGVEKEISSFVCPVGATINMDATSLMQAIAAVFVCQVLGHDLNLTDQLTIILTATLASIGAAATPSAGIIMLVIVLESVGFPSNKLAIALAMIMSVDRPLDMARTVINISGDSCVSVLVAKSLGKLK, from the coding sequence ATGAGAAAACTAGCGTTACATTGGAAAATATTACTTGGAATGTTATTAGGAGTAATAATTGGAATTTTAAGTATTCAATTTTCTTGGGGAGCAGAATTTGTAAAAGATTGGATTAAGCCTCTTGGGCAAATTTTTATAAGTTTACTTAAACTCATCGCTGTACCGCTAGTAATTGTCTCTTTAGCTAAAGGAATTACCGATTTTAAAGATTTAACTGCATTATCAAAAATTGGAGGAAGAACCATAGGGTTTTATATGTTTACTACTGTATTAGCAGTTATTTTAGGGCTTTTTCTTGTAAATACATTTTCTCCTGGATCTAGTATAAACCCAGATACCATTGCAAATTTATCTCAAGATTTTACTGCTATGATGGGTGATAAAATTGCAATGGCAGATATGGCAGACAAAGGGCCTTTAAGCTTTTTTGTAGACTTAGTGCCTCAAAATATGTTTAATGCTTTTACTGATAATGGAAGAATGTTACAAGTTATATTTGTTACCATATTTTTTAGTATTAGTATGTTATTTCTTCCTGCAACACAAAACGAACCTGTAAAGAAATTTATAGATTCAGTTAACGGTATTATGCTTAAAATGGTAGATATCATAATGCTTTCTGCTCCTTATGCAGTTGCAGCACTTATTGCAACACTCATAGCAGAAACTACAAATGCAGAATTATTTATTGCGCTTTTAAAATATGCTGGATTATTACTTTTTGGAATGCTAACCTTATTAGGAGTTTATGTTTTATTAGTTGCTTTGTATGCAAAAAAACCACCTAAGTATTTTTTAAAGGGAATATTACCTGCCCAATTAACTGCTTTAACTACAAGTTCAAGTATGGCCACATTGCCTGTTACTATGAAATGTGTAGAAGAAAACTTAGGTGTAGAAAAAGAAATTAGTAGTTTTGTATGCCCTGTTGGTGCCACTATAAATATGGACGCCACAAGTTTAATGCAAGCTATAGCAGCAGTATTTGTATGTCAAGTTTTAGGACATGATTTAAATTTAACAGATCAATTAACAATTATATTAACAGCAACTTTAGCTTCAATTGGAGCTGCAGCAACTCCTAGTGCAGGAATAATAATGTTAGTTATTGTATTAGAGTCTGTTGGGTTTCCTTCAAATAAATTAGCCATAGCCTTGGCAATGATCATGTCTGTAGACAGGCCCCTAGATATGGCTAGAACCGTTATTAATATTTCGGGAGATAGCTGTGTTTCTGTATTGGTTGCTAAATCTTTAGGGAAATTAAAATAG
- a CDS encoding LytTR family transcriptional regulator: protein MRKDRLYLYTFLAVTTIYILISSIAIQYLIKSSTNQLIETQLESSKREAKEFASMIGYQIKTGIDKDSIINDLRNGIDKNDIIKSIKSGINRETVRRNLQESIENTDLETGFISMFNWSGIHISHPEKKRIGQEIAPEESLVSTIGDNINPEDFYKILLDNQDTNTDEQVSRIIFQFPVIEEESDWVIGAHLNVTKILSQIQNLKNRFYVIFIIIGFVFVLGSVSIARLIGSLYEKNLEAENKKLEDEVINLAKLNKAIDKFQQKASEEKQEQELDKTKAPSTEGNLKEKGKKRILTYLRHEILPVNTEDIAYIYTENTITYVVDIKGKRSTVNSSLDELQSNFDNNLFYRANRQFIISITAIEKIIRYGNSQLKILMIPASETDIIIGKNKASEFKQWLNL from the coding sequence ATGAGAAAAGATAGACTTTACTTATATACATTTTTAGCAGTAACAACTATTTATATATTAATATCAAGTATTGCTATACAATATTTAATAAAATCCAGTACAAATCAATTAATAGAAACACAGTTGGAATCTAGCAAAAGAGAAGCTAAAGAATTTGCTAGTATGATAGGTTATCAAATAAAAACAGGAATTGACAAAGATTCTATTATTAATGATTTAAGAAATGGAATTGATAAAAATGATATTATTAAAAGTATTAAAAGCGGAATTAATCGGGAAACTGTTAGAAGGAACTTACAAGAAAGTATTGAAAACACTGATTTAGAAACGGGTTTTATAAGTATGTTTAATTGGTCTGGCATTCATATTAGTCATCCAGAAAAAAAACGAATAGGTCAAGAAATAGCTCCAGAAGAATCTTTAGTAAGCACAATAGGCGATAATATTAATCCAGAAGATTTTTATAAAATTTTATTAGATAATCAAGATACCAATACTGATGAACAAGTATCAAGAATTATTTTTCAATTTCCAGTAATTGAAGAAGAATCTGATTGGGTAATAGGTGCACATTTAAATGTTACAAAAATTTTGAGTCAGATTCAAAATTTAAAAAATCGATTTTACGTTATATTCATTATAATAGGATTCGTTTTCGTTTTAGGATCTGTTTCAATTGCACGGCTTATAGGTAGTTTATATGAGAAAAATTTAGAGGCCGAGAATAAAAAATTAGAAGATGAAGTTATTAATTTAGCAAAATTAAATAAAGCTATAGATAAATTTCAACAAAAAGCTAGCGAAGAAAAACAGGAACAAGAATTAGACAAAACAAAAGCTCCATCTACTGAAGGGAATTTAAAAGAAAAAGGGAAAAAACGTATTTTAACCTATTTACGACATGAAATTTTACCTGTTAACACTGAAGATATTGCGTATATCTATACTGAAAACACAATTACATATGTTGTAGATATTAAAGGTAAGCGTTCTACAGTAAACAGTAGTTTAGATGAGTTACAATCCAATTTTGATAATAATCTTTTTTATAGAGCAAATAGGCAATTTATTATTTCGATTACTGCTATTGAAAAAATTATTAGATATGGTAATAGTCAGCTAAAAATATTAATGATACCTGCTTCAGAAACCGATATTATTATTGGAAAAAATAAAGCTTCAGAATTTAAGCAATGGTTAAACTTATAA
- a CDS encoding HD domain-containing protein produces the protein MHKNETVSFTAMKDGSIRDYQIIAANDEITVRELPDRLIEHLKEMAKDDGAYKISRLDHVLQCATRIYNDNAGDDWVIAGLFHDIGDVLAPYTHGQVASEIIRPFVKDEVSWVVRNHGSFQMYYNVSLAEELRNTREQFKDHPYYKSAVDFCENWDQNSFDPDYETKSLEFFIPIIKEVFSREPFKHN, from the coding sequence ATGCATAAAAATGAAACTGTAAGTTTTACAGCAATGAAAGATGGCTCTATAAGAGATTATCAAATAATTGCAGCAAATGATGAGATTACTGTACGAGAATTGCCTGATCGTCTTATTGAACATTTAAAAGAAATGGCTAAAGATGATGGCGCTTATAAAATAAGTAGATTAGATCATGTCCTTCAATGTGCTACTCGAATTTATAATGATAATGCTGGAGATGATTGGGTTATTGCAGGTTTGTTTCATGATATAGGAGATGTATTAGCACCTTATACTCATGGGCAAGTGGCATCAGAAATTATACGACCGTTTGTAAAAGACGAAGTAAGTTGGGTTGTTCGCAATCATGGAAGTTTTCAAATGTATTATAACGTTAGTCTAGCTGAAGAACTTCGTAATACAAGAGAACAATTTAAAGATCATCCTTATTATAAATCGGCTGTAGATTTTTGTGAGAATTGGGATCAAAATTCGTTTGATCCGGATTATGAAACTAAATCACTAGAGTTTTTTATCCCTATAATAAAAGAAGTATTTTCAAGAGAACCATTTAAACATAACTAA
- a CDS encoding peptidase — protein sequence MKFKFLFIITGCLIFTNSFKLFSQQDYRNSSQITNDLKSLVSKHSSNASLKSLTKTIGKKDIWALTLSNGNPDNNPAIAIVGGVDGSHLLSVELSVKLAENILTNHKNLLETTTFYIFPNMSPDATEQYFKTLKYERKGNSNATDDDRDGTIGEDGFEDLNNDNLITLIRVEDPTGDYKMLDDDNRIMVKANTKKGEVGSYKVFSEGIDNDKDGNFNEDGEGGVVFNKNMSYKFPYFKPGAGEHPVSEKENRALLDFLYEKWNIYSILTFGPANNLSKPLKYTASAANKRVVTSILKKDEALNKFISERYNKITKTKGAPNSIAKGGGFFEWSYFHFGKLAMSTPGWWPSKIKGDSITKPFKNPKASFLQWAEQEGINDVFVDWTEIKHPDFPNQKVEVGGIVPFKMNNPPYKEIDGIVETHSAFIAEIVKIQPSIALTNVKQEDLGSGLTRITVDIHNSGLIPTHTEMGDRSRWLRQINVDIRINKNQEIVSGRKHQLINVIAEDSSVQLTWLIKGKGNLQLEVGAPHVGTKNLSIKL from the coding sequence ATGAAGTTTAAATTTTTATTCATTATAACTGGATGCTTGATTTTTACAAATTCATTCAAGTTATTTTCACAACAAGATTATCGGAATTCAAGTCAGATTACTAATGACTTGAAGTCATTGGTTTCGAAGCATTCATCTAATGCATCTTTAAAATCACTCACTAAAACCATTGGTAAAAAAGATATTTGGGCTTTAACTTTATCTAATGGAAATCCTGATAATAATCCTGCAATTGCTATAGTTGGTGGTGTAGATGGAAGCCATTTATTAAGTGTTGAACTATCGGTTAAACTTGCAGAAAATATTTTGACCAATCATAAAAACCTTTTAGAAACCACAACGTTTTATATTTTTCCAAATATGAGTCCCGATGCTACTGAGCAATATTTCAAAACTTTAAAATATGAGCGCAAAGGAAATAGTAATGCTACAGATGATGATAGAGACGGAACTATTGGAGAAGACGGATTTGAAGATCTTAACAATGATAACTTAATTACATTAATTAGAGTTGAAGACCCTACCGGAGATTATAAAATGTTAGATGATGATAATCGTATTATGGTAAAAGCTAATACTAAAAAAGGAGAAGTCGGATCTTACAAGGTATTTTCTGAAGGAATAGATAATGATAAGGATGGTAATTTTAACGAAGATGGCGAAGGAGGTGTAGTTTTTAACAAAAATATGAGTTATAAATTTCCTTATTTTAAACCTGGAGCTGGAGAGCATCCAGTTTCTGAGAAAGAAAATAGGGCTCTTTTAGATTTTTTATATGAAAAGTGGAATATTTATAGCATTCTTACATTTGGTCCTGCAAATAATTTATCTAAACCTCTTAAATATACTGCTTCTGCTGCTAATAAACGAGTGGTAACCAGCATTCTAAAAAAAGATGAAGCATTAAATAAGTTTATTTCTGAACGTTATAACAAAATTACTAAAACTAAAGGAGCGCCAAATTCAATCGCCAAAGGTGGAGGCTTCTTTGAATGGTCATATTTTCATTTCGGAAAACTAGCAATGAGTACTCCTGGATGGTGGCCTTCAAAAATAAAAGGAGACTCTATTACAAAACCATTTAAGAATCCTAAAGCTAGTTTTTTACAGTGGGCAGAACAAGAAGGGATAAATGATGTTTTTGTAGATTGGACAGAAATTAAACATCCTGATTTTCCTAATCAAAAAGTTGAAGTTGGAGGTATTGTACCTTTTAAAATGAATAACCCTCCTTATAAAGAGATTGATGGTATTGTTGAAACACACTCAGCATTTATTGCAGAAATTGTAAAAATTCAACCTTCAATAGCATTGACAAACGTTAAGCAGGAAGATTTAGGCTCCGGGCTTACAAGAATAACTGTTGATATTCATAACTCAGGGTTAATTCCTACACATACTGAAATGGGGGATCGTTCAAGATGGTTACGTCAAATAAATGTAGATATAAGAATCAATAAAAATCAAGAAATAGTTTCTGGGCGTAAACATCAACTCATTAATGTAATTGCTGAAGACAGTTCGGTTCAATTAACTTGGCTAATTAAAGGAAAAGGAAATCTACAATTAGAAGTTGGTGCGCCACACGTAGGAACTAAAAACTTATCTATCAAACTTTAA
- a CDS encoding YceI family protein produces MDRIVTLIFILITSFGFSQSEKRVKASQGQVSFFSYTSVENIEAVNNQAQSIIVLDDGGIFVTMLMNAFTFKKALMEEHFNESYIESDIYQKSRLEGKIIDFDPSIVGKQTRIVKGKMSLHGVTKDVEIKVDIDNLNGKYILTGDFEVGVKDYNIKVPPLLAGNIAKIIKVKFRFEYEPYG; encoded by the coding sequence ATGGATAGAATAGTAACACTTATTTTTATTTTAATAACATCTTTTGGATTCTCGCAATCCGAAAAACGAGTCAAAGCAAGCCAAGGACAGGTTTCGTTTTTTTCTTATACCTCAGTAGAAAATATTGAAGCGGTTAACAATCAAGCTCAAAGTATAATAGTGCTTGATGATGGAGGTATTTTTGTGACTATGTTAATGAATGCTTTTACATTTAAAAAGGCATTAATGGAAGAGCATTTTAATGAAAGTTACATTGAATCTGATATCTATCAAAAATCGAGATTAGAAGGAAAAATTATAGATTTTGATCCATCTATAGTAGGTAAGCAAACAAGAATTGTTAAAGGTAAAATGTCGTTACATGGTGTTACCAAAGATGTAGAAATTAAAGTTGATATAGATAATTTGAATGGTAAATATATTTTAACCGGTGATTTTGAAGTTGGTGTAAAAGATTATAATATTAAAGTTCCGCCATTACTGGCTGGAAATATTGCAAAAATTATTAAAGTGAAATTTAGATTTGAATACGAACCCTATGGATAA